The nucleotide sequence agctgagccaGACTGGTTTCTTTACATTTCATCATAAGGCTTTTaatggttccccccccccccccccgcttttgGTCTCCGTTTCAGCGTCAGCTGCTGTGAACCCAACAGAATTATTTCCCTTCGCGTTACCTTAACCGAGCTGAAGGGAGACGCTAAAGGTCTTTTTTGgacttaaaattattttttttcccttttttcctttttttttttttttttttttttttttttttttaatgtctgatGCAACTGAGTGCTCGACAGGAATGGGGATGTGGTTGACTGGTCGTGGCTAGTGAGTCGGGGTCCGGCCGAGGTAAGGGCAGCAGTGTGCATTTTGCGGAGGTGAGGGTTGCAAGGCTGGTGTGTTTGCAGGAGGTTTGATTGCGGGAAGTAGCAAAACGCGCAAAGTTGTCCCTGCAGCTTCTCCGTTGCTCTCCTGCCTTAAACTGGAAAatgaagggggaagaaaaacttCCCGTACCTTCTTGGCTTTATTGGTGGCGCCGAGGTGGCTTTAATGCATTTTTGTGCGTGAGATTATTACATAAGGTTTATAATTTCTGTTGCTGCTggatttcccctcctcctctcccgccccctcccccccttgtGTTTTGTGCGGATTTCTCTGGCTCGCTTTGAGTGAATGAACTGGCGATTTGCGAAGTTGCAAAGAGCCCCTCCGCCCCCTTTTTTgcatccttctcctctcccctttgcACTGCCTCGCAGATGACAAAAGGAGTAAACTTCCTCTACTTTTGCTGGCATATTAGGAGGGCTTTCTGGAGAGATTACGGTATCAAAGCTTTGCATCTGTCTACAGTTACTCTGCTGTTTTGAGCGTTTGAAGCAGTTTGGGGAGAGCCGCCGAGTGCTATGTGCAGAAGCACAGAGGTGCTCTGCATCCTCCCTGTACCTTGCCGGCTGGTTTTGTGTCCTCACCGAGCGCCGGGGCAGGCGGAAAGCTTTCCATGTTCCCGCACTACCTGATCGCCTTTCTTTGAGTATCTTGAGTCGGGAGGAAAGGTGTGTcagatgcattttttttcagaacttGAAAAAGActcccttcttcttgctattgatgatgggattattttttttctccttcggTTAAGAGGAAGGGTGTCATTGGTGTCTGTTTCTTCGTGGTTTaattgtgtttggggttttttttaattttttttttcattattattatttttggttTAGTTTCAGGTCTTGTGAGAGTCTGTCTTCATCCCCTTGCTGGAAATACCCATAAAACCTGTCTCTAAAACCATTGCCCGACGCAGGGATCAGCAAGAAGAGACCCCTAATGCCAGGAATGGTCAGTAAAAACACAGACCTCGAGTTCGACTCTTTGCAGCCTTGTTTCTACCCGGACGAAGATGATTTTTACTTGTGCGGACCGGACTCCGCTCCTCCTGGGGAGGACATCTGGAAAAAGTttgagctgctgcccacccctccTCTGTCTCCCAGCCGGGCCGGGCTCCAGGAGCACCCCCCGGGAGGAGCCTCGGTGCCGTGGGGACGGGCGGCCTTGGGGGGCTGCCGTCCCGCTGACCCCCTGGACTGGGCGTccgagctgctcctgctgccccccgaGGCCGACCTGTGGGGCGGCTCGGACGGAGGGGACTTCTTCGAGACAGGCCTCAGCGTGACCAACAACCTCAATTCCATCATCATCCAGGACTGCATGTGGAGCGGCTTCTCTGCCCGCGAGAAGCTGGAGCGGGCAGTCAGCgagaagctgcagagcaaggcGCCTGCTGCAGCCGTCCCGCCGCCTCCGGGGGCGACAGGCGCCGCCGCGGGCAGTACCGCCGCTGCCAGCGGCCGCGGGGAGCTAGCCGGCGCCGTGCCCGAGTGCGTCGACCCAGCCGTGGTCTTCCCTTTCCCCGTCAATAAGCGGGAGACGGCGGCGGGCCGCGCTGGCACAGTGGTGGCCGTGGCAGCGGCGGGCGGCGGGACTCTGCGGGGCGGACGCCCACCGCGCCCCACGGGAGACAGccgggccagcagcagctccgggGACGACACCCTCAGCGACTCGGGTAAGCACTCGCCGTACTCGGCCTCACCGTATCCGGGACcccagggtggggggtggaggcgCTGCCTCCGGGCGTACATTGCTGCGggggccaggcaggggcagctgcgCCCCGGTTCGGTCCCCGTCGGCGGCATCGAGGTGCAGGGCGAGGCGGGGCCCAGGGCGGCCGGCAGGCGGCAGCAGGCGCGGCGGCAGCGGAGGGGCCCTCGTGGTCAGGGCCCCACGGGGGCACCAGAGCCGGGGGCAGCCGGCTCCCGGCCTCCCATCCAAGCAGCAGGCCGTGGGGAGCTGCGGGGCAGgaaccccccaggcagcagggccagcccgTGGGTTGCGCGGTGCTGAAGGCACCACCTGGGGCTTCCTTACCTTTTCCTGTTCTCTTGTGGCTGGCTTGCCACGTACCTAGTGGCCGCGCCGGAGGAATGAGCGGCCTTCTGGTGGGCATAGCAGGCTGCTACTGCTACCCTGGGTACGAGGTTCGTAGGAGATGACCGTGTGTGCCCTGAGGCATGATTTGGGAAGGTGGAGCAGGCTGTCTCCCGTCAGAGCAGCGCTTACCCCTTCACTGACAGAGGTTAAAATGCCCAGAAACCTATCCCCTCTGTGCTTGCAGAAAAGTCCACTCGGGCCGACatgtgtttttgtgtgtgtagatGAGCTAGTCTGTATGAACATCGCCATAAACTTGGTGATCCGTCCCGAGATTCAAAAGCCTGCAGTCCCTTTAATGTCTGGTTTGACAGCTTTGGGTGAGGAAGCACTTCCAACAGCTGTCTTCTTGGCAATGCACCAAGCGCCGGCTTAAAGGGTCCCCGGCTGGAGCAGCTTCACCTTCTGCCTCAGAACAAACCCAGCGATTGTTTAGTTTTCCGGCTGCTTTTCTATCAAGCAAGGGCAGTGTTGTGGCACTGAGCATGCATTTTATACCACTGCTTTACGATTCCATTCAGAATACATGCATTTTATCTAAAAACTCTTTTCTGCCCCTCAGATTATGTGGGTGATAGACCTGCTTTGACTGAAAAttggaagtgttaaaaaaatCACTAAACTTAATACACTTTCAGAAATCACTGTTCTTCAGACATACCATATATAATGCATACTTTTCAAGATCTGTATCTGTCTACAGATGGTGGGCACACCCTGTTTTTACTGCTGCTTTTACTGTACATATTTTGTCAATAAATACATCCAGGTTGATAATTGCTCAGAGTATTGTCTGTGAGAAtaatatttgttttattttcccttttctatTACCAAAAGAtgatgaagatgaggaggaagaggatgaagaagaagaaatagatGTTGTGACAGTAGAGAAAAGACGCTCCTCCTCCAACAAGGCTGTTACCACCCTTGCTGTTACAATGCGTCCTAAAAATACCACTTTTCCAACAGTCAGGACACAGCAGAATGAACTGATTTTAAAGCGCTGTGCACCGATTCACCAGCAGCATAATTatgctgctccttctccctaCATGGAGACTGAGGATGCTCCACCgcaaaaaaagttaaaaaccgAGGTGCCCCGTCCAGCAAAGCCCACAATCCAACCAAAGTCTAAGAGTTCAAGTCCTCGAAACTCTGATTCAGAGGATAGTGAACGTCGACGCAACCATAATATCCTGGAGCGTCAACGGCGTAATGATCTACGGTCCAGTTTCCTCACATTAAGGGACCATGTTCCAGAACTGGTTAAAAATGAGAAAGCTGCAAAAGTTGTGATCTTGAAAAAAGCCACTGAGTATGTTCATTCCCttcaggaagaggagcagaagtTATtgctagaaaaggaaaaattacaAGCCAGACAACAACAATTGCTAAAGAAGATAGAATACAAGCGGACTTGCTAAACtttttgtcttggttttttttggtttgtttttgttttttgtttggctgaCCAGGACAGTCATTGCCACTTTGCACATTTTTGAttctttgaaaaaaataaattgtttttTGACGTTAAGAATGTTGGTTTTACTTTCAATCCAGTCCCTGAAGTAATCAACAAACTGTTAATCCGGGTACGGAGCAAATGGATGTTCTTGAGAGGAGTTTATTTCAAGACTACCAAACAGGAATGGactgcctttgtttttttttcttaagaacTGTAGatggtggggatttttttttttttcaaattgtTGGGAGCATTTGGAGCTGCTGGTGACATCTAGTTGAGTTTTGAAATGTTCATTCCTAAGTTTTATGGTGCTTAAGTTCTAACAGATGTTACTTTAGGGGTTGGCATTTTGTGCCCCTGTGGGAATTTTCTGTAAATACCATCTACACACTTGCCTTTTGTACATGTCTTGGGTTATGAGAGGTGGCTTTTGCTACCGGTATTAGACTGGAAGTTCATACCTAAGTACTGTAATACCTCAATGTTTGAGGAGCATGTTTTTGTATACAAATATATTGTTAATCTCTGTTATGTACTGTACTAATTCTTACATTGCCTGTATACTTTAGTATGATGCTGATACATAACTAAATTTGATACTTATATTTTCGTATGAAAATGAGTTGTGAAAGTTTTGAGTAGATATTACTTTATCACTTTTTTGAACTAAGAAACTTTTGTAAAGAAATTTACTATATATGCCTTTTCCTAGCCTGTTTCTTCCAGTTAATGTATTTGTTAATGTTTGGTGCATAGAACTGGGTTACTGCAAAGTTCTGTGTTTAATTTCTTCCAACGATGTACATTTAGTGCTGCGTCTTATAGCACTTTGAAATACCTCATGTTTATGAAAATAAATAGCAATTACACGATGTGCCATTTACTATTTTTCTTCTAAATGAAGttcttttaaataaaatctTTAACTTTGCAGCGTTCATGAAATACAAAACCATGGTCCCCTATCCCGGCCACTTAAAACTCCAACTATATGTGACACTATGAAAAGTTCACTAGGCAGGGCACTTTCATTTCTGGATAAAGAGTAATTGTAGGAAGAACAATTTCCCTGTTCTTTCAATTGTCTGTTGTGATGTCAAGATCATCCCAGGGGACTGAACATGCCACAGTTGATGGAAAAACTCCTGTATCTTTTGAAGGCTTCTGGAACATCCAACATCCAAGGAATTGCGAGGGATCTGAAGTAAGGCTAATACCCTTCTGCTAAGGGACCAGCCTCAATGTGGTATGCAAGTGGAGAAGTAAATGATGGAAGTACACTTGCTATAGCACAGAAAATGAACTATTTGTATTAAAGATCTTGACTGCTGTTCTCAGTTGCATTACAAACCAGCTTATCTTTAAGCAGTCCATCGTTGCACAGAAAAATCTTCTTGTTTGCAGCTGAAGTTCCTGTTTATAATTGCACTAAATTGGTAAATTTAAAAATCCCAGGGAAGATACAGAGCTATGAAGCATGTGTCAAATGAGAATTGAACTTGGCAGGTGGTTGTCTTCAGAGCTGTGATGGCATTGATGTGATGAGCAAGACATTGAAGTCTGAAATATATTTGGtcatttttggtttattttctagTCTCTCCAGGTATTTCTGACATTTTTAGATTCTGTACACTGAATCTGAAAAAGAAGGTGCAGATTAATGACCAAATGTCCAGTAGTTAAGGATCAACTTGCAGGGAGCTAGTCTGGGACATCTGCCCCTACTTCTGCCACAAAGGTACTGGTATGCTTCATGATGGAGGTACAGAACATCTTACATTTGTCATGAGGTAACAGAGTAGTATGGGGGCAAAATCACCAAAGTAACTGATGTGCTATATGTCCATAATCTACAATAGGTTGCTGGTGTACCCATAACCTTTGCACTCTTGAGCCCCAGCAAGCTTCTGTACTGAGAACGCTGAGTATTGTACTTTAAGTGCAGTAAATCCAGGTCTTCATAAGGCACAAATTGGTATTATGCTGTTTGGATTCATCTAGACCTATACGAGTTCTTGCCATTTGAAGACCTGTCCTGAATAGATAATTATTTTCTAAATTCAGACTTGAGGACTGCAAAGATTCCATACATAGAATTGTTTTCATTCCTTTGACGTGGACTAGAAGTTTGTTCTCCCACTTTTCCAGTACAGTGAAAAAACTAAAAGCCTAAGCAGAGACAGCTGGTGTAGACAAGCACAGGGTGCATTTAAGTTTAGTAGTTaccacaaaccaacccccatTGTATTTGCAGGTTTTGTTGAACTCTTGTACCATTTTTAAGTCACATAAGTCAtcttgaaagagaaggaaagctttAAAAGCATCCATTATATTGTCTTTCTAATGATCTTGCTTGACTTCCAGCAAGGGATTTTTAGCATAAGTTTACAGATAGATTTAgtgtaacattaaaaaaaaacaaacatcttTATACTGGCCTTTATTTTCCTAGTGGCTGCAAATCATATTTGagacaaaaataaatcacaaaatGATCTGTCATTGTCTCTTTACACTCCAGGAATGTAGTAAGGATTGAGCATGCAAAATTGAGTAAgatcctcttcccttcccctccgcCTCCCCCTTCCCAACATGTCCAAAATCTTCCACTCAGAACAGGGCCAAATTCTAGGTTAAACTGAGTTGCTTGGTGTCATACACCACTAAggtttgaatgtcttcagggatggagattccacagcctctacAGAcaacatattttattttttctcttaccATCACTGAAACAAATTTTCCTATTGTCTTTGTGGAATTTTCCTCGATGCAACCCCTGCCCATTGCCTTCTGT is from Dryobates pubescens isolate bDryPub1 chromosome 3, bDryPub1.pri, whole genome shotgun sequence and encodes:
- the MYCN gene encoding N-myc proto-oncogene protein translates to MPGMVSKNTDLEFDSLQPCFYPDEDDFYLCGPDSAPPGEDIWKKFELLPTPPLSPSRAGLQEHPPGGASVPWGRAALGGCRPADPLDWASELLLLPPEADLWGGSDGGDFFETGLSVTNNLNSIIIQDCMWSGFSAREKLERAVSEKLQSKAPAAAVPPPPGATGAAAGSTAAASGRGELAGAVPECVDPAVVFPFPVNKRETAAGRAGTVVAVAAAGGGTLRGGRPPRPTGDSRASSSSGDDTLSDSDDEDEEEEDEEEEIDVVTVEKRRSSSNKAVTTLAVTMRPKNTTFPTVRTQQNELILKRCAPIHQQHNYAAPSPYMETEDAPPQKKLKTEVPRPAKPTIQPKSKSSSPRNSDSEDSERRRNHNILERQRRNDLRSSFLTLRDHVPELVKNEKAAKVVILKKATEYVHSLQEEEQKLLLEKEKLQARQQQLLKKIEYKRTC